GGCATGACCGCTGCCATGACCCCGCTTCCTGTGCTGGGCGTGCCCGTAAAATCACGCGCGCTGAAAGGCATGGATAGCCTTCTCTCCATCGTCCAGATGCCGAAAGGTGTCCCCGTTGGCACACTGGCAATCGGCGAAGCGGGCGCTGTCAACGCCGCCCTCCTTGCCGCGTCCATCATTGCGCTCAATGATAGCGACGTCGCCGCCAGGCTCGACGCCTATCGCAAGGCCCAGACCGATAGCGTCGGCGAGGCGCCAGAAGGATGAGCCCGCTTCCAGCTGGATCAGTGATCGGCATCCTCGGCGGCGGCCAGCTCGGCCGTATGCTGGCGACGGCCGCTGCCCAGCTTGGTTTTGACGTGAACATCTTCTGCCCCGGTGAAAGCCCACCTGCTGCCCGCGTCGCCGCCGGTCACTGGGACGCAGACTATGATGACGAAACCGCGCTCAGCGACTTTGCGGAAAATTGCGATGTCATCACCTATGAGTTCGAGAACATCCCCGTCGCATCGGTCGCTTACCTCGTTTCAAAAGGTGCGGTCGTCCGGCCCGGCGTCAAATCGCTGGAAGTCTCG
This genomic interval from Thalassovita mediterranea contains the following:
- the purE gene encoding 5-(carboxyamino)imidazole ribonucleotide mutase, which gives rise to MSASQPSVGVIMGSQSDWPVMKLACETLEQLGVTHEARIVSAHRTPERLTEYAKSARDRGLKVIIAGAGGAAHLPGMTAAMTPLPVLGVPVKSRALKGMDSLLSIVQMPKGVPVGTLAIGEAGAVNAALLAASIIALNDSDVAARLDAYRKAQTDSVGEAPEG